The Nitrospirota bacterium genome includes the window TATAACGAGGCAGTTGAGCCGCCGCGGAGCGCTGGCTTCAGGCACACACGATCATCGATACGTAGCTTCAGAACGTAAGACTGTTACATTAGGGAAGCCTTTTTGCTTTAAAAAGCTTTCGATTACGTAATTGGGTGTTGTGTTCTTAGGGCCGAGAATCACCTCCACAATGGAACCGCTTTCTGATTCAAGCAACTCAAATTCTCTATATGGGACTATTCGATCATTCAGAGCACAAAAAGAGCACATATCGTCACCCGTTTTCACGAAATAAGAAATCAAACGCCATTCGCGTTCTTCACAAAACGCCCTAGTTTTTAACAAAAATAGTTTTGCAAAAAGGGTTAACGCTGTCATCGATAATCGCGAGAATGCGCCCTTAATCTTTTCATTATCTTTTTTTACTTCATCATCACTTCGCGCATCTAAAAGGCTGCGCTTCCCCGGGAATTTAAACGCACCTTCATTTATGAGTTTCTTGATTTCTATATAGGTTGGTTTTATCAAGCTCTCTTGTATCTCAAGGTCATACTCAACTCTCTGCAATGTAAAGCCTGGTTTCTCCGGGGATCGGCTGGCCTCTGCGAACTGCTCGAAATAATCTCTGGAGAATCCAATGGAAACGCCAGTAGCATCAGCTGTATACCCGCGCCATTGACTCAATAAATCTCCATCTTCCGAAAGGCAGAAGCCCAAGCCATCGATAACTTGCTCTACTCCAGAAACTAATTTTTGAAGCCGTTGCGTCGCAGCTTGATCAAGACCGTCAGCTTTAGCAATGCGCGCAAGTATCTCGGCAACGAGTTTCCCTTCCATTGAGTCATTTGACAGCGAAAGCGATGATAACCAAATCCTGCGATTCTCTACGATTGAGTGAAAAGCATGGTTTGAACAATAGTGATAAAGGATCGTCATGTGGCGTTTTTCAATAACCTCTTGTTAGTCTGATGTTGCCGCATTCCCCCAAGAGCGGAGGGGGAAACGTACGGGTAAGCTGCGGGGCATCTTCACTCCTGCATTGCCACTGAAACTGAAACGGTAGCATCCGTCAGTTTCACCCGCTGGTTAGGTTTCTTTGTTGATTTCATTGTTCTCCTGATCTGGCAAAATGGTCCATATGCGATAGTGTGAGTACGGGGCATTGTGTGCCGGGTGAAGTTGATCAGGATTAATCTTTCCTCCTACGATCTGTCGGAGAATGGCTGTTGAAACCTTGTCTGCCCGAGACAACATGAGGTTTGCCACAAACTCGGAGCCTGTATCAGCGGTTGCATAGAGTAATTCAAACCTTGGGGGAAGGAAGAAATCGCTTTCGATAGGTAGCTTCCTTGAATTAAATTCTTTGATTTTACCAAGATCCGAGTCAACTAATATGCCAACTGAAGCTAATCCATTATACTCCGGGGTTGCAATGATGCTCTCAATTAAGGATCTCCATCCAATATTCTCTGCTTGCCCAATAATATTATGAAACTCAATGGCGTGGATAGGTTCCCATTGGGCAAGTCTGTTTTCTCCCACCATCTGGTACTTGCCTTTAACGACAACCGCGAGCGAAATGCTTCCGTTTGAATTTGAAATGGTATTGGTGTCTATCGCGAGCAAAAGGTCAAACCGCTCGAGCACAAGATTTGGGTTTACCCAAGGCGCGGCCGGGTCGAGCGGTGTATAATGAACAACTTTCGGGTGTTTGCCGATGCGCTCATATGTAGTTTCAAGATGAGCGGCGGCAGGTTGTTTTGTATTCCCAACAAACTGCAATGAAAAGAGGCCAGATTCGCTTATGCGGAGTCCATTGATTGCCTCTGGGACGCCATAATCGAATAGAATTGTAGTCTTACGGGGTCTTCGCATTTGACAAAAGCAGTGCTTCTTTTTCATCCCGCTTCCACATGAGCAAGGTATATTCCGTGCTTTTCCACTTTTCATTTTTTAAAACCTAACAATGCCGTTGAGCCGCCAGTGAACAGGCCTTAAATGAAAATCAAACCATGCTTAACACCGCTCGGCTTGAATGCCTGGTTCGCTGGTCTTTATATATTGTTTTAAGCTGTTTTTAAAAGATTGGCCCATGCTCTTCTATGAACGATGGCTGAGTTCGTTCTATCCAGTTCCTCCCCAATTTGTGAAAGAAATTGAACGCGTCCTTTTTCACCAAGAAGGATTAGGATGCCGGTAGAAAAATCGATGAAATTTGAAACATAAATATTTTGACCGCTACCGAACTCATCTCGTATTCGTTTTTCTGCCTTCTCTTTTTCGGATTTTTCAATTCCTTGTTCAGCAAGAAATAATATCTCAGAAATCTTGCGTGAACGTGCGATGTCCAGTTTCGAGTCGAGCTGCGTAAGTGTAAGTGAACGGTCTTTTACCTCGATAAGCAGAACAATATTACCTTTTAGCCAGCATTCTATATCCGCAACCATTCCAGATGATGCATCAGCCGCGTTGACCTTTTCGCGTTTAACCTCATCGAAAAGGTCAAACTGTTTTCCGATTATTCTGAAAAGTGCGGTACAAACAGCCTCAATGCGGTCACCACCGGATTTGTCAGCAGTAAATTGACTGACGATTTGAATTGTTTGATTCAAACTGATTCTATTGGGAGTCGAATACAGAACACGGACATCGGCAAGTAATTTATGGACTTCAAATAAAACTTGTTCAAAAACAGCTTTTGTTACTTTTTTGTCATTCGTCGATTCTATAAAGTCCAGTACCTTTATAAGTTTGTCCCAATCAGTTTTATTCTTTTGTTGGTTTCTGTAGGCGGCTGTGATGGCTGGGCAGCGCAAAGGATTACTAACGTACGGCTCTGAAGAGCCGCCGAGCACGTTATAGTTTGCTTTATCAAACGGCACGATAGCGCCATGAGCAATTGTGCGCGCGTCAAAAGCACCCTTTTCCCCATAAGCAGTTTGAATGGAATGGCTATCAACATCAGGATTTACGCACTTGCTCAATATTTGAGTCGGCAGAACATAGTGGTAAGTCTTAATGTTGCTCGTAAGGCAATCTGCAATTAAGTTTTTAATCTCGTTGAATTCATCACCAAGCGGTTCTTTGCCAGACTTTCCTTCTGTCTCTTTACAGATATGCAGCCACCGTTTATTGAGAAAGTCGCGGCATTTATATAAGGAAGTAGTTTCT containing:
- a CDS encoding DUF2971 domain-containing protein; this translates as MEGKLVAEILARIAKADGLDQAATQRLQKLVSGVEQVIDGLGFCLSEDGDLLSQWRGYTADATGVSIGFSRDYFEQFAEASRSPEKPGFTLQRVEYDLEIQESLIKPTYIEIKKLINEGAFKFPGKRSLLDARSDDEVKKDNEKIKGAFSRLSMTALTLFAKLFLLKTRAFCEEREWRLISYFVKTGDDMCSFCALNDRIVPYREFELLESESGSIVEVILGPKNTTPNYVIESFLKQKGFPNVTVLRSEATYR
- a CDS encoding restriction endonuclease, SacI family translates to MTTETTSLYKCRDFLNKRWLHICKETEGKSGKEPLGDEFNEIKNLIADCLTSNIKTYHYVLPTQILSKCVNPDVDSHSIQTAYGEKGAFDARTIAHGAIVPFDKANYNVLGGSSEPYVSNPLRCPAITAAYRNQQKNKTDWDKLIKVLDFIESTNDKKVTKAVFEQVLFEVHKLLADVRVLYSTPNRISLNQTIQIVSQFTADKSGGDRIEAVCTALFRIIGKQFDLFDEVKREKVNAADASSGMVADIECWLKGNIVLLIEVKDRSLTLTQLDSKLDIARSRKISEILFLAEQGIEKSEKEKAEKRIRDEFGSGQNIYVSNFIDFSTGILILLGEKGRVQFLSQIGEELDRTNSAIVHRRAWANLLKTA